ATTACGTGAAAGATGAGAAGGATTTTTGTTTTACGTATGGCGACGGCGTGGGCGATATAGATATCTCTGCAACCATTTCTTTTCATCGCCAACATGGCAAATCCGCTACCCTCACAGCGACTTTCCCGCCTGGGCGTTTTGGTGCGTTGGATATTCAAAGCCGTCAGGTCATGAGCTTCAAAGAAAAGCCGAAAGGTGATGGCGCGATGATCAATGGTGGTTTCTTCGTGCTCAGCCCCAAAGTGTTGGGTTACTTGAACGGCGACAGCACCATCTGGGAGCAAGAACCGCTGATGAAGCTTGCCGAGGATGGCCAACTGATGGCCTTTGAACATCACGGCTTCTGGCAGCCGATGGACACACTGCGAGACAAGCTCCTCTTAGAGGAGCTTTGGGCTTCAGGCAAAGCTCCTTGGAAGAAGTGGGACTGACCTGAACATGGAGCAGACCAATACTGAATTCTGGCTTGCCAAGCGCGTCCTACTCACGGGCCACACCGGCTTCAAAGGTAGCTGGCTAAGTCTTTGGTTGCAGTCAATGGGTGCAAACTTGCGCGGTTTATCCTTGGTGCCGCCGACAGAACCAGCGCTGTTCAATGTAGCCCGAGTCGCCGAAGGCATGGAGCACCGCATCGCGGACATCCGCGACTTCGCTGCGGTGAAGGCCGAGATGGACAACTTCAAGCCGGAGATCGTCATCCACATGGCGGCTCAGCCGCTGGTGCGCCTGTCCTACAACCAGCCGATCGAGACCTACGCGACCAACGTGATGGGCACAGTGCACGTGCTCGAAGCCGCACGTCATGCGGGCTCGGTCAAGGCCATCGTGAACATCACGACGGACAAGTGCTACGAGAACCGCGAATGGGTCTGGGGCTATCGCGAAGACGAGCCCATGGGCGGCTACGACCCCTACTCCAACAGCAAGGGCTGTGCGGAGCTGGTGAGTTCGGCCTACCGCAAATCTTTCCTGAAGGACGCTGGCATAGCGATGGCGACAGCCCGCGCGGGCAACGTCATCGGTGGTGGTGACTGGGCACTGGACCGCCTGATCCCGGACATACTTCGGGCGCTTCAAGATATGCAGCCAGTGCTGATCCGCAACCCGCATGCAATCCGTCCGTGGCAGCACGTGCTGGAGCCGCTGTCGGGCTACCTGCTGCTGGCCGAGCGCCTCTATACGCACGGCCAGGCCGACGCCGAAGGCTGGAACTTCGGTCCGCGCGACGAGGACGCCCGTCCCGTGCAATGGATTGTCGAGCACCTGTGCGAGTCCTGGGGCAACGGCGCCTCCTGGACGCTGCAGCCGGGCAATCACCCGCATGAAGCCAGCTTCCTGAAGCTGGACATCTCCAAGGCGCGTCAGCGCCTGCAATGGGCGCCGCGCTGGTCTCTCGAGACCACGCTGAGCCGTATCACTGACTGGCATAAGGCCTGGCTCTCGGGCCAGGACATGCGCGCCATCTGCCTGGATCAAATTTCTCAATACCGATCAGACTTATGACTACCTCCACCATCAACTTCCAACCGCAGCTGGACATGCTGCGCAGTCAGATCAGCGAGCTGGTCCAGCAGTACGCCGACATCGCGTACGCCCCCAAGGCCTTCGTGCCCGGCCAGACGCCAGTGCCCGTCTCGGGCAAGGTCATTGGCGCCAGCGAACTGAAGATGATGGTCGACGCCTCGCTCGACGGCTGGCTGACCACAGGCCGCTTCAACGCCATGTTCGAGCAGCGCCTGGCGCAGTTCCTCGGCGTGAAGTACCTGATCACGGTGAACTCCGGCTCGTCGGCCAACCTGGTGGCGTTCTCGGCGCTGACCAGCCCCAAGCTGGGCGAACGCGCGATCAAGCAGGGCGACGAGGTCATCGGCGTCGCCGCCGGCTTCCCGACCACGGTCAACCCGATCGTGCAGTTCGGCGCCGTGCCGGTGTTCGTCGACGTCGACCTGGCCACGCACAACATCGACGCCAGCAAGATCGAGGCAGCCATCACGCCCAAGACCAAGGCCATCATGCTGGCCCACAGCCTGGGCAACCCGTTCAACTTGGACGTGGTCATGGCGCTGTGCAAGAAGTACAAGCTGTGGCTGGTCGAGGACTGCTGCGACGCGCTCGGCGCGACCTACAATGGCCAGTTGGTCGGCACCTTCGGCGACATCGCCACGCTGAGCTTCTACCCTGCCCATCACATCACTATGGGCGAAGGTGGTGCGGTGTTCACCAATAACGCCGAGCTCAAGCTGATCGCCGAGTCCTTCCGCGACTGGGGGCGCGACTGCTACTGCCCGCCCGGCAAGGACAACACCTGCGACAAACGCTTCTGCTGGACGAAGAAGGAACTCGGCGGCGAGCTTCCCGACGGCTACGACCACAAGTACACCTACAGCCACCTTGGCTACAACCTGAAGATCTCCGACATGCAGGCCGCCTGTGCGCTGGCCCAGATGGACCGCCTCGAGGAGTTCATCACCAAGCGCCGTGCCAACTTCACCTACCTGAAGGCGAAGCTGGCCAGCGTCGCCGACTTCCTGCACCTGCCCGAGGCGACGCCCAACAGCGAGCCGTCGTGGTTCGGTTTCCCGCTGATCGTGAAGGACAGTGCCGGCGTCAAGCGTGCCGACCTGATCAACTTCCTCGAAGAGAACAAGATCGGCACGCGCCTGTTGTTCGCCGGCAACCTGACCAAGCAGCCCTACATGGCCGGTCGCAACTTCCGCGTCAGCGGCGAGCTGACCAACACCGACGTCGTGATGAACCAAACCTTCTGGCTGGGCACCTTCCCGGCGCTGGGCCAGGAGCAGCTCGACTACATAGCCGGCAAGCTGGAAGAGTTTTTCGGTGTCAACTTCTGACATGACGGCGAGTGGACTCGTGATTGGACGGACGATTGTGCTGACAGGCGCAACGGGCTTCGTTGGCAGTCATCTGCTGACTGGCTTACTCGCCGCCGGATATTCTGTGGTCGCCCTGCATCGACGCCCCACCGTCCATGGTCTTCGTTGCGAAGCCGGTCTGACTTGGGTGCCTTTGGCCGAGGCGGCAACGGTCTTCAAGCGCCAGCCGATCGACGCGGTCTGCCACCTTGCGACTGCCTACGGCAATGGCATGGCGCTCACCGAGGTGGTCGAGTCGAATGTCGTGATGCCGCTGCGTCTGCTGGAATTGGCCATCGAACAGGGTTGCGCCCTCTTCGTCAGCACCGACACCTTCTTTGCCAAGCCGGAGTTCAACTATCCCCACATGCGGTCCTATACCGAATCGAAAGGACAGTTCCTTCGCTGGGCAGGACTGGCCGCCGCGTCTGCACCGGCCACGAAGTTCGTCAATGCGCGGTTAGAGCATGTCTACGGCACCGGCGATGGGCCTCAAAAATTCGTCCCTTGGGTGCTCAATAAGCTGATGACGAATGCCCCGCTGGCACTCACCCCCGGCGACCAGCGACGCGACTTCGTACATGTAGACGACGTCGTCAGCGCGTACCTGACGATCCTGGCGTCCGCCGAGGCCCTGCACATGATCCCGAGCGAGATCCAAGTCGGCACTGGAGAATCACACACGGTCCGGTCCTTTGTCGAAACCGCCCGGACCTTATGTGGTTCCACTTCGACGCTCGACTTCGGCGCATATCCGCATCGCCCCCAAGAAATCATGCATTCACAAGCCGACAATGCCGTCTTGAGAACGCTCGGCTGGAATCCTGTTCACTCTCTGAGCTCGGGGATTCGTGCTGTGCTGGAGGAAACTCGCGGCCAGTCGCCGGGAACCGCACTATGAAGATCCTGTTTGTCTGTGAGTCGTTCAGTTCAAAACTGTCTGGCGGCAAGGTTGTGCGCTATCTCCGTCAGATCCTGGCAGATCAAGGCCATGATGTCCGTGTTGCCATCACCAGCCCCTTCGACAAGGCGGACACCTGGATGACGGGCGCTGACGAATTCATCACCAGCATCCCTAGCCGACCGCGCTTTTACTGGCGGCTGTACAACCTAGCCAACAAGCATTGCGTTCCCGTCGAGTTCTCCCGCCTAGTCGACGACTTCGCGCCGGATGTAGTTCATTTCGCCTCCTTCGACCACACCAAATCCGCCAATCTCTACCAGTACTGTGTGGACCGGAAGTTGCGTATCGTTCTGCAGCCTTGGACCATGCACTTCTACTGCGCCCAGGGCTTTGGCTTCCGCGAGGGTAACCAATGCACGCGTTGCATCGATGATGGATTCACCACCGCGATCTCGACAGGCTGCACCAGCCTTCGCGGCGCGGTGAGCCAGTTCGAGCGGCTATCGCTGCGCCGCATGGCCACCCGGTCCGCCGACGTGGTCCTGTCCAGCAACAGTGACCTGGACAACATCCTGCTTGCATACGGCATCGGGAAGGAGAAAATCCACCGTTTCCCGATCGCCTTCGATCCGACCAAGACCGAAGCGGTGGAGCAGACGACCTGCGGCAACTACTTTATCTACTACGGCCAGGCCAACAGCCACAAGGGCACGGATTTCATCATCGATCTGTTCAGGCAATTGCCGGACAAGAAATTGAAGCTCTACCCCATGGCACATTACGCGACCGCCGAACCGCTGCCGCCCAATATCGAGGTAGTGCCTGGCGTGGGTTGGGGCAGCGGATTGCGGGAGGCCATCGAACGGGCCAAGGCCGTCGTCGTACCTAGCCTGTGGGCCACGTCGACGGAGTACGCGCTGTGCGAGGCCATGATGATGCGCAAGCCGCTCATTGTCTTCGGCGTGGGCGTGCACAAGGACATCCTGACCGACAGAAAGGATGCGATGGTGATCCAAGTCGGCAACAGGGAACAGTTCAAGGCTGCGCTGGACGCCCTGGACGACGATCCGTCACTCTGTGAACGCATCGCTGCGGAAGGCGCCGCGCGGATTCAAGAGATCAACAGCCCCGACCGTCTGCACACGCTATTAATGTCGGCTTACACCCCTGAATGACTAATGAGCAAGTACCGTCGCAACTCCATCCTGAATCTGATATTTAACTACTCGAATATCGTTTTCAATCTGATCACAGGAATCTTCCTAGTTCCCTTCTATCTTCGGAAGATCCCGCTTGACGCTTACGGCTCCTTCTTGGCCGCGGTAGCCTTAGCCGCACTGATTGGATTGCTGGAGTTCGGCCTCAGTATGGTGCTGACACAGCAACTGGCGCGCAGCTATGCACGCTCTGAATGGAGCGACTTCCGCCAACTCACTTACAGCGGACTTGTCGCGGCGACACTCCTCGCCGCAGTCACCTGCCTGATCACGTTGTCCCTAGCTCCCTGGGTGCCAGCGTTGACCAATACCGTCGCGCCCCATACCAGCGACCTCAGAGCAGCATTCCTCCTGCTGGGAATTGCCGCCGCCGGCAACATCTACCTGAACCTGTTCGGTTCAGTTTTTCAGGCGCTACTCAAGGCTGGGACCCTTGGCGCGATCAATTTGCTGGCCGCCTTCTTCGGGATTCTTACGGTCATTGTTGGATTCAGCTGGTATGGCACGATCACAGCCATCGCCGCCGGCACCATAGTGCGGGTGTGTTCCGCCACCCTATTGTTGATGGGGGCCTCGCTACTCACCTTGCGGAAGCTCGCGCTGTTGCCTCAGCGAGCGACGATCAGCGAAACCGTGCGACTGCTTCGCGCCTGCGTACCGATCTTCATCGGCGGGGTCGCCAAGTCAGTCGCTGAGAATACGCAGAACCTGCTACTGGCCAATGTGGTCTCGCCATCGGCCATCGCCGTGCTGGCCCTGACCCAGAAGGCTTTCCAGGTCTGCAACATGGTGCTGGCGCCGATTGGCTCCTCAATCTACTCGAACCTCACCCAGATCAAGGAGAAAACGAATACCCTCTATTTCTCGGCCCTCCTGGGCATCAGCATCCGCAGCCACTTCCTGGTGTCCGTGCTGCTGGTGGCGACGGCACTCACGTTCAACAAATCGTTCGTCGCCCTGTGGGTAGGGGCTGAGAAGTTCGGCGGCCTCGGCCTGTCCATCCTGCTGGCTGTGGCGATGCTCCTCGTCACCCGCTTCTCCTTCTTCAGCTTCCTTATTTACTCTACCGGGGAGTTCAAGAAGCCGCTTATCTTGGAGACGAGTTACTCTGTCACAAAGATCGCGCTGCTGCTGGCCCTGATCCATCCTCTCGGCCTGTTCGCTGTCCCGCTGGCGGACGTTGTTGCGGGAACTGTCTTCCTGTACAGCTTGAGCACTCGGCTCATGGCCCCTCATGTTCGGAGTTCCACGTTCGGTGCGGGCCTCTACACTAACGGTTGGATCGAGCTCGGCGTTCTGACGGTGATTGGCTACGCTGCAATGGCCTGGCTCCCTCCGATCCAGGGGTGGCCAACATTGGCCATGAGCATCTCGGCCTATCTTGTGTTGGCTGCCGCCGTCGCGCTGGCGATCAATTTCCGCTTCCTCAATGCCTGTTCATACTTTCTCCGCCGCAGATCTGCGACAACCCAATGACGGAACGCTCACGCGTTGCCAACGACACCATGGACATTCATATCCTCTGCCACGGACTCGGAAATCAGCTTTCCCAATACGCCTTTACTCTTGCTCGGCGCAGTCTGAATCAGCGCGCCCACGCCTATTATGCGTTCAAGGAGCACAACGGCTATGAGCTGGATCGCCTTTTCGGCCTCAAGGAAGGGCTGCCGTGGTACCTGAGATTCGTCCCGCTCGTCTGCCGTCTTGGCACTTCACGCCGCTTCTATTCGGAGCGCACCGCCAATTTCATCCTGTCTCTGTTCCGCATCAAGGTCGTGGTGGAACCGAACAACTATCGATTCGACCCTGAGCTCACGAAACCGTGGTTCGGGCTCCGAATCTTGTACGGTGGCTGGCACGACTGGCGCTATTTCCAGGCCGCCGAGCCCTTCGTTCGAGAGGCGTTCCGCTTCCCTGAGCTGGGCCCGGTTAATCAAAAGATCCTCGACGACATCGACAACTCGCACAGCGTCTCGATCCATGTTCGTCGCGGCGACTATCTGAAAGTCCAGAATCGCGCACTATTCGGAGACATTGCAACTGCCGGCTACTACAGGAACGCCATTAAGACGGTCGGCGAACATGCCGCACGCGCAGGCAAGACTCCAAAGTTCTTCATCTTTTCTGACGACATCGCTTGGTGTCAGGAAAATCTGGGCCTTCCAGATGCCTACTTCGTGAACGCCAATCGCGGCAGCGATTCGTGGAAGGACATGGCGCTGATGGCCCGATGTAAGGTCAACATCATCGCGAACAGTACGTTCAGTTGGTGGGCAGCTTGGCTCAATGGTCACCCGGACAAATTGGTGCTGTGTCCCACGAAATTCTCGAATCCGGACATCGCGCGCCAAACGATCTACCCGGCTACATGGCTACACATCGAAAGTTGATGCGAACACCATGCGCGAGAACGAATCATCATTTACTATCGCGCCCGTTCTGCCTCCCTCTAGCACCTAAATCTTGACTCCTATGACTGTCACCATCTTCACTATCGTCGCGCGCAACTATTACGGATTGGCTCAAGTCTTGCGTAAATCCGTCATGCGTTATCACGACAATGTCGAATTCTTGGTATTCATTGCCGATGGTATTACCGAGCCCGAGCGCGACCAGTTCGGTCCCGATGCCATCGACGCTGCGGCGCTCATGGGCGAGTATGTCTCCCAGGACAAGCTGGCAGAACTGGCATTCAAGTACAACCTGACCGAGTATTGCACCGCAATCAAGCCCTTCTGCTTCCAACATTTATTCGATACGACTGACTGTCGCGAGGCAATCTACCTTGACCCGGATATTTTTGTGTTCGGGCCCATGACGCCCATCTTTGAGAAGCTTGCTAGCGCCGACATCGTACTGACGCCCCATATCCTCTTTCCCTCGTCGCGAGAGGGGAAGGGAAAGGACAGCAATATCCTGTCTGCGGGGATTTTCAATCTCGGATTTGCCGGGTTGCGGCGCTCCAATAGCGGGATCGCCTTCGTCAAATGGTGGGGTCAACGTCTACTGGACCAATGCTTCGCCGACGGTCATAGCGCCCTATTCACGGACCAGAAGTGGGTCGATTTCGTCCCAGCGCTTTTCCCAGCTGAAGATATCGCGGTGATTCGCCATTGCGGAACTAATCTTGCGCCATGGAACTTCCATGAGCGCCGGGTGAGCAAATCAGAGGGCGATCAATTTTGGGTTGAACGGCGCGTCGATCCATCCGACCTCTTCGCAACGGAGACCGGCCGTGAGCCGGAGCCGGTCGTGTTCGTCCATTTCTCCGGGTTCGACTACAAGCGGCTGTGCAGCGGGGAAGTCACCCAATACAACATCGACGGTCTGACGTTCTATCAAGACTTGCAGCCTCTGATCGACCGGTACATGACTGCCATCCAGACGGATCGCGAGACCGTGCTCAAGTTCCTGAGCATGACCTACCGCTACGCCAAGTTCAAGGACGGCAGTCCCATCATCGCCTTCCACCGCCGCCTTCTTCGGTCTGCGGTGGATGCTGGTATGCACTTCGAAGATCCATTCGCTGTCGGCGTGGGGACGTTCCACCAACGGCTTGTCGACAACAACCTGGTGCTGGAGGATGGGGCCGAGGGGGCCCAACTGGACAAGTCGACCAAGAACAACATGGCAGGCATTGATAGGAAACTCGCGATGGTGAACCGGGTCATGCGGGGGGTGAAGCGGGTCATCGGTTTCCGCCGCTACCTTTTGCTTCTGCGCCTAATGCGCCCCTATTCTCGCGCGGAGGCCCAGTTGCATCTCATCGATTCGAACCAAAACAAGCTCTAAGCCGCCGCAAAGACTCCCCCCGATTACACTGCACTGCTATTCATTAGTCCAGAAGTGAGATTCCTCCGCGAAAAGGCAATTTAAATTTTTGTTGAAATATTTAAATCACAGTTGAGCCGCCAAAAAATATAACTTCACAATGAATATTTACGTCGCAACAATAGCATTATTGTCGCTTTTTTCTTATATTGAGGTATTGGGGGGTAGTTCGACCACAAGACGGGTTATGCTTATGGTTACATTTCTCATTCTAGTGGCTCAAATCGGCCTACGCTGGGAGATGGGAACTGATTGGACTCCATATCGAAACCATTTTGAACAGGAGCACTCATGGGAATCAGTTCTTTTAAATGTAACCATTGGATTTGAACTCGGCTACGGTCTATTTGTATGGTTAATAAATACCATATCCAAAGATTACACCGTATTTTTGTTAATTCACGCGCTAATATTTTACGCTCTTATTTTCAAAGCCTCCAATCAACTTAGCAAGTATCCAATACTCACCTTACTGCTATTCTATGCAGCAACGATAGGGCTTACTGGTTCAAATCGCCAATTGTTGGCCCTTGCGATTTGTCTATATTCTTTGAAATACGTGGTCAATAAAAAATTGACCCCATTTCTTTTCTGCGTATCTGTTGCGACGCTTTTTCACACCAGCGCACTTCTCTTCTCAATTTATTATCTACTTAACCGAGATCTAAAAAATCGAACCATATTTTTGTTGCTCACTCTTAGTGTATTCATTGGTCTTTCATCAATTCCAGCCATTGCATTTGACAGCATAGCTGGATTTTTGGGGGGGACAATTAGTCAGAAAGCGGAATACTATATCAAAGGCTCAAGCATTGCTGGTGCTGACCTCAGCGTGCTAGGACTACTTCGAAGAATTCTGGTTCTCATTATTGGCCTATACATGTACCAGCCAACTGTCCGGCGCGTACCAACATTCAGAATATTTTTTAATGGCTATCTGGTCGGGCTAATTTTATATTTTTTGTTTTCTCATTCTTTGCTAATTCTAGTGAATCGCGGCAGCCTTTATTTCAGCGTAATGGAGGCATTCATTCTTGCCTCAATTATTGTTACCCTAAAGGACAATTTAACCAAGATAATCGCCCTTGGTTTGCTTATTGCATACACCATTGTAGTATTCAATCAAAGCATTAGCGCTTATCCGGATTTATTCATTCCATACCAAGGAATATTCATCAACACCGAATATCACCGCAACCTTTATTAGTCGGTC
This window of the Pandoraea fibrosis genome carries:
- the rfbH gene encoding lipopolysaccharide biosynthesis protein RfbH, whose protein sequence is MTTSTINFQPQLDMLRSQISELVQQYADIAYAPKAFVPGQTPVPVSGKVIGASELKMMVDASLDGWLTTGRFNAMFEQRLAQFLGVKYLITVNSGSSANLVAFSALTSPKLGERAIKQGDEVIGVAAGFPTTVNPIVQFGAVPVFVDVDLATHNIDASKIEAAITPKTKAIMLAHSLGNPFNLDVVMALCKKYKLWLVEDCCDALGATYNGQLVGTFGDIATLSFYPAHHITMGEGGAVFTNNAELKLIAESFRDWGRDCYCPPGKDNTCDKRFCWTKKELGGELPDGYDHKYTYSHLGYNLKISDMQAACALAQMDRLEEFITKRRANFTYLKAKLASVADFLHLPEATPNSEPSWFGFPLIVKDSAGVKRADLINFLEENKIGTRLLFAGNLTKQPYMAGRNFRVSGELTNTDVVMNQTFWLGTFPALGQEQLDYIAGKLEEFFGVNF
- a CDS encoding NAD-dependent epimerase/dehydratase family protein, with the translated sequence MSTSDMTASGLVIGRTIVLTGATGFVGSHLLTGLLAAGYSVVALHRRPTVHGLRCEAGLTWVPLAEAATVFKRQPIDAVCHLATAYGNGMALTEVVESNVVMPLRLLELAIEQGCALFVSTDTFFAKPEFNYPHMRSYTESKGQFLRWAGLAAASAPATKFVNARLEHVYGTGDGPQKFVPWVLNKLMTNAPLALTPGDQRRDFVHVDDVVSAYLTILASAEALHMIPSEIQVGTGESHTVRSFVETARTLCGSTSTLDFGAYPHRPQEIMHSQADNAVLRTLGWNPVHSLSSGIRAVLEETRGQSPGTAL
- a CDS encoding glycosyltransferase family 4 protein; the protein is MKILFVCESFSSKLSGGKVVRYLRQILADQGHDVRVAITSPFDKADTWMTGADEFITSIPSRPRFYWRLYNLANKHCVPVEFSRLVDDFAPDVVHFASFDHTKSANLYQYCVDRKLRIVLQPWTMHFYCAQGFGFREGNQCTRCIDDGFTTAISTGCTSLRGAVSQFERLSLRRMATRSADVVLSSNSDLDNILLAYGIGKEKIHRFPIAFDPTKTEAVEQTTCGNYFIYYGQANSHKGTDFIIDLFRQLPDKKLKLYPMAHYATAEPLPPNIEVVPGVGWGSGLREAIERAKAVVVPSLWATSTEYALCEAMMMRKPLIVFGVGVHKDILTDRKDAMVIQVGNREQFKAALDALDDDPSLCERIAAEGAARIQEINSPDRLHTLLMSAYTPE
- the rfbF gene encoding glucose-1-phosphate cytidylyltransferase, with amino-acid sequence MKAVILAGGLGTRLSEETSTRPKPMVEIGGKPMLWHIMKMYSHHGINDFVVCCGYKGYVIKEYFANYFLHMSDVTFDMQANTMHVHEKRAEPWKVTLVDTGDDSMTGGRLGRVANYVKDEKDFCFTYGDGVGDIDISATISFHRQHGKSATLTATFPPGRFGALDIQSRQVMSFKEKPKGDGAMINGGFFVLSPKVLGYLNGDSTIWEQEPLMKLAEDGQLMAFEHHGFWQPMDTLRDKLLLEELWASGKAPWKKWD
- a CDS encoding alpha-1,2-fucosyltransferase encodes the protein MTERSRVANDTMDIHILCHGLGNQLSQYAFTLARRSLNQRAHAYYAFKEHNGYELDRLFGLKEGLPWYLRFVPLVCRLGTSRRFYSERTANFILSLFRIKVVVEPNNYRFDPELTKPWFGLRILYGGWHDWRYFQAAEPFVREAFRFPELGPVNQKILDDIDNSHSVSIHVRRGDYLKVQNRALFGDIATAGYYRNAIKTVGEHAARAGKTPKFFIFSDDIAWCQENLGLPDAYFVNANRGSDSWKDMALMARCKVNIIANSTFSWWAAWLNGHPDKLVLCPTKFSNPDIARQTIYPATWLHIES
- a CDS encoding EpsG family protein — encoded protein: MVTFLILVAQIGLRWEMGTDWTPYRNHFEQEHSWESVLLNVTIGFELGYGLFVWLINTISKDYTVFLLIHALIFYALIFKASNQLSKYPILTLLLFYAATIGLTGSNRQLLALAICLYSLKYVVNKKLTPFLFCVSVATLFHTSALLFSIYYLLNRDLKNRTIFLLLTLSVFIGLSSIPAIAFDSIAGFLGGTISQKAEYYIKGSSIAGADLSVLGLLRRILVLIIGLYMYQPTVRRVPTFRIFFNGYLVGLILYFLFSHSLLILVNRGSLYFSVMEAFILASIIVTLKDNLTKIIALGLLIAYTIVVFNQSISAYPDLFIPYQGIFINTEYHRNLY
- a CDS encoding lipopolysaccharide biosynthesis protein, which translates into the protein MSKYRRNSILNLIFNYSNIVFNLITGIFLVPFYLRKIPLDAYGSFLAAVALAALIGLLEFGLSMVLTQQLARSYARSEWSDFRQLTYSGLVAATLLAAVTCLITLSLAPWVPALTNTVAPHTSDLRAAFLLLGIAAAGNIYLNLFGSVFQALLKAGTLGAINLLAAFFGILTVIVGFSWYGTITAIAAGTIVRVCSATLLLMGASLLTLRKLALLPQRATISETVRLLRACVPIFIGGVAKSVAENTQNLLLANVVSPSAIAVLALTQKAFQVCNMVLAPIGSSIYSNLTQIKEKTNTLYFSALLGISIRSHFLVSVLLVATALTFNKSFVALWVGAEKFGGLGLSILLAVAMLLVTRFSFFSFLIYSTGEFKKPLILETSYSVTKIALLLALIHPLGLFAVPLADVVAGTVFLYSLSTRLMAPHVRSSTFGAGLYTNGWIELGVLTVIGYAAMAWLPPIQGWPTLAMSISAYLVLAAAVALAINFRFLNACSYFLRRRSATTQ
- the rfbG gene encoding CDP-glucose 4,6-dehydratase — its product is MEQTNTEFWLAKRVLLTGHTGFKGSWLSLWLQSMGANLRGLSLVPPTEPALFNVARVAEGMEHRIADIRDFAAVKAEMDNFKPEIVIHMAAQPLVRLSYNQPIETYATNVMGTVHVLEAARHAGSVKAIVNITTDKCYENREWVWGYREDEPMGGYDPYSNSKGCAELVSSAYRKSFLKDAGIAMATARAGNVIGGGDWALDRLIPDILRALQDMQPVLIRNPHAIRPWQHVLEPLSGYLLLAERLYTHGQADAEGWNFGPRDEDARPVQWIVEHLCESWGNGASWTLQPGNHPHEASFLKLDISKARQRLQWAPRWSLETTLSRITDWHKAWLSGQDMRAICLDQISQYRSDL